A genomic region of Colletotrichum destructivum chromosome 5, complete sequence contains the following coding sequences:
- a CDS encoding Putative glycosyltransferase, DXD sugar-binding, nucleotide-diphospho-sugar transferase, giving the protein MLTPRRAVAVAAFLLVVFYLISSSHESPAVAKAPVAASNHDTTDAKKSFSSAPASTDGDIKPSAPKVATPKQKPMMDMSKMSLYDKLAYQYPYDPETRFPAYIWQTWKWTPADEEFNFREQEASWSEQHPGFVHEVITDKVAVNLLRLLYASVPEVLKAYDALPLAVLKADFFRYLVLLARGGIYSDIDTFAIRSALEWIPERIPRESVGLVIGIEADPDRPDWKDWYSRRIQFCQWTIQSKPGHPVLREIVVRITEEALKRKKAGELDNIIDKNVVEFTGPAVWTDTIFDYFNDPRFFDMKNSKGPIDWKNFTGMETSKKVGDVVVLPITSFSPGVQQMGAKDYDDPMAFVKHDFEGTWKPEELRHIGEQNEES; this is encoded by the exons ATGCTCACTCCGAGGagagccgtcgccgtcgcggcgttCCTCCTAGTCGTCTTCTACCTGATATCCTCCTCCCACGAATCGCCCGCCGTCGCAAAAGCACCCGTCGCAGCCTCGAACCATGACACGACAGACGCCAAAAAGTCGTTCTCGAGCGCACCGGCCTCGACTGATGGTGACATCAAGCCCTCAGCCCCCAAGGTTGCGACGCCGAAGCAGAAGCCCATGATGGACATGTCCAAGATGTCACTGTATGACAAGCTGGCATATCAATACCCCTACGACCCCGAGACGCGCTTCCCGGCCTACATCTGGCAGACGTGGAAGTGGacgcccgccgacgaggagttcAACTTCCGCGAGCAGGAAGCCAGCTGGAGCGAGCAGCACCCCGGCTTCGTCCACGAGGTCATCACCGACAAGGTCGCGGTCAACCTGCTGCGCCTGCTGTACGCGTCCGTCCCCGAGGTCCTCAAGGCGTACGACGCGCTGCccctggccgtcctcaaggCCGACTTCTTCCGGTACCTGGTCTTGCTCGCGCGCGGCGGCATCTACTCGGACATTGACACCTTTGCCATCCGCTCCGCCCTCGAGTGGATCCCCGAGCGCATCCCGCGAGAGagcgtcggcctcgtcattggcatcgaggccgaccCCGACCGGCCCGACTGGAAGGACTGGTACAGCCGCCGCATTCAGTTCTGCCAGTGGACGATCCAGTCGAAGCCTGGCCACCCGGTCCTGCGCGAGATTGTCGTCCGCATCACGGAGGAGGCTCTGAAGCGGAAGAAGGCGGGCGAGTTGGACAACATTATCGACAAGAACGTGGTCGAATTCACGGGCCCCGCCGTCTGGACGGATACCATTTTCGACTACTTCAACGACCCCCGGTTCTTTGACATGAAGAATTCCAAGGGCCCCATCGACTGGAAGAACTTTACGGGCATGGAGACGTCCAAGAAGGTGGGCGACGTCGTGGTGCTTCCCATCACCAGCTTCAGCCCCGGCGTGCAACAAATGGGGGCCAAGGACTACGACGACCCCATGGCTTTTGTCAAGCACGACTTTGAAG GTACCTGGAAGCCGGAAGAGCTCCGCCACATTGGCGAGCAAAACGAGGAGTCGTAA